The Pleurodeles waltl isolate 20211129_DDA chromosome 6, aPleWal1.hap1.20221129, whole genome shotgun sequence genome has a segment encoding these proteins:
- the LOC138301546 gene encoding olfactory receptor-like protein OLF3, whose amino-acid sequence MSASLCRYIGWNKMELKNHTLDSSFRLMKFSDLPWLNLVLFVLFLVMYLVALVANILLILLQRLDSHLHTPMYFFISNLSFIDIFFTTSIVPKILLILMTGNTSISFMGCALQMFFSLTLAVTECTLLAVMAYDRHVAICQPLFYHVRMNKRICVVLVASCWVASLMNAFVNTISLFRLPFCTPRKIKHYLCEMQPMFRLSCADTLFNEMWMLASSVVFGLFSFLIVLFSYIHIISTIMKINSSNGKSKVFYTCSSHLTVVIIYYGTTAFNYTRPLSSHTSEMERVVSLLYTVVVPMCNPCIYSMRNKEVKGAMVKAIVKISGTLKNSSVISQ is encoded by the coding sequence ATGTCTGCTTCACTCTGCAGATATATCGGATGGAACAAAATGGAGCTTAAAAATCATACCTTGGATTCATCTTTTCGTCTTATGAAGTTTTCCGATCTCCCCTGGTTGAACTTGGTGCTTTTTGTTCTGTTCCTTGTCATGTACCTAGTCGCGTTGGTTGCGAACATCCTTCTGATCCTACTTCAAAGACTGGATTCTCATCTTCACACCCCAATGTACTTCTTCATCAGTAACCTATCCTTCATAGATATCTTTTTCACCACATccattgtgccaaaaatattgcTTATTTTAATGACTGGGAATACATCTATCTCATTTATGGGCTGTGCCCTGCAGAtgtttttctcattgacattagcggtAACTGAATGCACTCTACTCGCTGTCATGGCTTATGATCGCCATGTTGCCATCTGCCAACCACTGTTCTACCATGTCCGAATGAATAAAAGGATATGCGTCGTTTTAGTTGCCAGTTGTTGGGTCGCTAGTCTTATGAACGCCTTCGTCAACACAATATCTCTTTTTCGACTGCCATTCTGCACGCCTAGAAAGATCAAGCATTACCTCTGTGAAATGCAGCCAATGTTTAGGTTGTCCTGCGCTGACACTCTTTTTAATGAAATGTGGATGCTTGCCTCTTCTGTAGTCTTTGGATTGTTCTCCTTCCTGATTGTCCTTTTCTCCTACATTCATATTATCTCCACCATAATGAAGATCAATTCTTCCAATGGAAAGTCTAAGGTTTTCTACACATGCTCTTCCCATCTTACAGTTGTCATCATATACTATGGAACTACAGCATTCAACTACACGCGTCCACTTTCTAGCCATACTTCAGAGATGGAAAGAGTGGTCTCTCTTTTGTACACAGTGGTGGTACCTATGTGTAACCCATGTATATATAGCATGAGGAACAAGGAGGTGAAGGGAGCCATGGTCAAAGCCATAGTGAAAATAAGTGGCACTCTCAAAAATAGCTCAGTTATCAGCCAGTGA